A single region of the Arthrobacter sp. zg-Y820 genome encodes:
- a CDS encoding DUF302 domain-containing protein, with translation MENTLSIEIRAPFKEALRLTKGSLAHHGFTIISDSDLAAALGQDAPKQLGNYQVLGVLHTALARGAVEMIRDAGVVLPLNVVVRQDPQAQVTRVHHLAPDSLIRLCGPELRDAAAQTSQALENAIRNIIKQVKT, from the coding sequence GTGGAAAACACCCTGAGCATCGAAATACGCGCACCCTTCAAGGAGGCCCTGCGCCTCACGAAGGGATCCCTGGCCCATCATGGCTTCACCATCATCAGTGATTCGGACCTGGCCGCGGCACTCGGCCAGGATGCACCCAAGCAGCTGGGAAACTACCAGGTCCTCGGCGTGCTTCACACCGCCCTGGCCCGAGGTGCCGTCGAAATGATTCGGGACGCCGGCGTCGTACTGCCACTCAACGTCGTGGTCCGGCAGGATCCGCAGGCCCAGGTAACCCGGGTCCACCACCTGGCCCCGGATTCCCTGATCCGCCTCTGCGGTCCCGAACTGCGCGACGCCGCCGCTCAGACGTCCCAAGCCCTGGAGAACGCCATACGGAACATCATCAAGCAGGTGAAAACCTAG
- a CDS encoding GlsB/YeaQ/YmgE family stress response membrane protein, which yields MIGFIVAGLVIGALARLVKPGKQNLSLLATLILGLVGSVVGGVIANLLDTGDIFELNILGFIVAVVAAVLLIGVAESVAGRGKGQVRR from the coding sequence ATGATCGGATTCATCGTCGCAGGACTCGTTATTGGCGCCCTGGCCCGCCTGGTCAAGCCCGGAAAGCAGAACCTGAGCCTGCTGGCCACGTTGATCCTCGGTCTGGTGGGATCAGTCGTCGGCGGCGTGATCGCGAATCTGCTGGACACCGGGGACATCTTCGAGCTCAACATCCTGGGGTTCATCGTTGCCGTGGTAGCGGCCGTCCTGCTGATTGGCGTGGCCGAGTCCGTGGCCGGCCGCGGCAAGGGACAGGTTCGCCGCTGA